The Sporosarcina ureae genome includes a region encoding these proteins:
- a CDS encoding LysR family transcriptional regulator — protein MEFKDLEIFQVVAEKGTITAAAKELRYVQSNITSRIQKLEAELKTPLFNRHNRGMILTPEGKRLLIYSEKILSLTNEMRKVVQNDKEPSGKLELGSVETVIKLPIILSRYNKKYKQVDISLLTGVTEGLQFKVLNHQLDGAFISGGTTHPDLAVHDVLEEELVLLSSKPFQSIEDIKDEPILCFRKGCGYRARLESWLEDEQFKPTKMMEFGTLETILGSVAAGLGVTFVPRSTVSHLLDQGLVYCYHLPPKYSQIKTVFVRRADSYLTPTIAKFIKVINEFREETEEQFQKSTQL, from the coding sequence ATGGAATTTAAAGACTTGGAGATATTCCAGGTTGTCGCAGAAAAAGGAACCATCACAGCGGCAGCTAAAGAATTACGCTATGTACAGTCCAATATTACGTCTCGAATACAAAAGCTCGAAGCGGAATTAAAAACGCCTTTATTTAATCGTCATAACCGAGGAATGATCTTAACGCCTGAAGGGAAACGCCTTCTTATTTACAGCGAGAAGATTTTATCGCTAACAAATGAAATGAGGAAAGTGGTGCAGAATGACAAAGAACCTTCAGGAAAGCTGGAACTAGGTTCGGTAGAAACGGTGATCAAATTGCCGATTATTCTGTCAAGATATAATAAAAAATATAAACAAGTCGATATTTCACTATTGACGGGTGTAACGGAAGGATTGCAATTTAAGGTTCTAAATCATCAACTTGATGGAGCGTTTATATCAGGAGGTACGACGCATCCCGATCTAGCCGTACATGATGTGCTTGAAGAAGAGCTCGTGTTACTTTCGAGTAAACCGTTCCAATCGATTGAAGACATTAAAGATGAGCCGATCCTTTGTTTTAGAAAGGGCTGTGGTTATCGAGCTCGCTTAGAGTCATGGCTTGAAGATGAGCAATTCAAGCCGACGAAAATGATGGAGTTCGGAACATTGGAGACGATTCTCGGCAGTGTGGCGGCAGGATTAGGTGTGACATTCGTTCCAAGATCAACTGTTTCTCATTTATTAGATCAAGGGTTAGTCTATTGCTATCATCTGCCGCCCAAGTACAGCCAAATTAAAACGGTTTTTGTACGACGCGCAGATTCTTATTTGACACCGACCATTGCCAAATTTATAAAAGTAATTAATGAATTCAGAGAAGAAACGGAAGAGCAATTTCAAAAATCGACACAATTATGA
- a CDS encoding DMT family transporter, giving the protein MLKNKIIWGAFLCFIASVSWGAMFPVANSAFKNIDPFYFTLIRYVSVTLLLVIILWFKEGTQAFRFEKRGLSLWFFGTMAFVVYNLFIFWGQDLMGQPGTMVASISEAMMPMISIVIVWMISRHKPHGFTLTCVFTAFVGVMLVITKGDLRTFLTATDDIVPSLLIFIAVIGWVIYTMGGNRFSEWSALRYSTLSCLLGTFTACIVVFFVTLTGYISVPTVETLQVVTPHMLFMIAFPGIIALVGWNVGVRILSPLNGLLFINFVPVTTLVISYIQGYQLTIFDYIGTVFIIAALLGNNIFLRIQQKRNDEVHQYKEHNAQPSV; this is encoded by the coding sequence CTGTTGAAAAACAAAATTATTTGGGGAGCGTTTCTGTGCTTTATAGCCAGTGTGTCATGGGGTGCAATGTTCCCAGTTGCCAATAGCGCGTTCAAAAATATTGATCCTTTTTATTTCACATTAATCCGTTATGTATCGGTAACACTTCTACTCGTCATCATACTATGGTTTAAAGAAGGAACACAGGCGTTTCGATTTGAAAAAAGAGGTTTATCTCTTTGGTTCTTCGGGACGATGGCATTCGTTGTCTATAATCTTTTTATTTTCTGGGGTCAAGATTTAATGGGACAACCCGGAACGATGGTAGCGTCCATTTCAGAGGCCATGATGCCGATGATTTCTATTGTTATTGTCTGGATGATTAGTAGACATAAACCACACGGCTTCACGCTCACTTGTGTATTTACGGCATTTGTCGGTGTGATGCTTGTGATCACAAAAGGTGACTTACGCACTTTTTTGACAGCAACCGATGATATTGTACCTTCACTTCTCATCTTCATTGCAGTAATCGGCTGGGTGATTTATACAATGGGCGGCAATCGCTTTAGTGAATGGTCTGCATTACGTTATTCTACATTGAGCTGTCTACTTGGTACATTCACTGCTTGTATAGTGGTATTTTTCGTAACATTGACAGGCTATATTTCGGTTCCAACTGTGGAAACTTTGCAAGTCGTAACACCACATATGTTGTTTATGATCGCATTCCCGGGCATTATTGCGTTAGTAGGTTGGAATGTTGGTGTACGCATCCTATCTCCATTGAACGGTTTACTATTTATTAATTTCGTGCCAGTGACTACACTAGTCATTTCATATATACAAGGGTATCAGTTAACCATTTTCGATTACATTGGTACAGTATTTATTATTGCAGCGCTATTAGGTAATAATATATTCCTTCGTATACAACAGAAGCGCAACGACGAAGTACATCAATATAAAGAACATAATGCGCAACCTAGTGTATAA